A genomic region of Salinibacter pepae contains the following coding sequences:
- the aat gene encoding leucyl/phenylalanyl-tRNA--protein transferase, whose product MPDDDLTPDLLIRAYANGVFPMGDDDTGIVRWHAPDPRAHLPLDAFHIPHNLRRRVRRREFSVTADRAFTSVIEACADRARTWITPRIIRVYTALHERGHAHSVECWQDGDLAGGLYGVGLKGAFFGESMFYRVSNASKVALVHLVRQLRAGGFTLLDTQYSTDHLERFGVATVPRSTFEQKLIRALDVTPNWWPLADADAAALDTPVSELSAAAPTPRGNESPPNG is encoded by the coding sequence ATGCCCGATGATGACCTTACGCCCGATCTCCTGATCCGCGCCTACGCCAACGGCGTCTTTCCGATGGGGGACGACGACACCGGCATCGTGCGGTGGCACGCTCCGGACCCGCGGGCGCACCTTCCGCTCGATGCGTTCCACATCCCCCACAACCTTCGTCGGCGGGTGCGGCGGCGGGAGTTTTCGGTGACCGCCGATCGCGCCTTCACGTCCGTCATTGAGGCCTGTGCGGACCGTGCCCGCACCTGGATCACCCCGCGCATCATTCGGGTCTACACCGCCCTCCACGAGCGCGGGCACGCCCACAGCGTGGAATGCTGGCAGGACGGGGACCTGGCGGGCGGGCTCTACGGGGTGGGCCTCAAAGGGGCGTTCTTCGGCGAATCGATGTTCTACCGGGTCAGCAATGCCTCGAAGGTGGCACTCGTCCATCTCGTGCGGCAGCTGCGGGCGGGCGGCTTTACGCTGCTCGACACGCAGTACTCCACCGACCACCTCGAACGCTTTGGCGTAGCGACCGTCCCCCGGTCCACGTTCGAGCAAAAGCTCATCCGGGCACTCGACGTCACCCCCAACTGGTGGCCCCTCGCCGACGCCGACGCGGCGGCTCTCGACACCCCCGTGTCCGAGCTGTCCGCCGCGGCCCCCACCCCGCGCGGAAACGAGTCGCCCCCGAATGGGTGA
- a CDS encoding biotin/lipoyl-containing protein gives MDASDGQVYRALVDDRAFDIAIQDDQLVVDGEAKDYTFEVLREGYVSMIVDGASVPVSVEPTGEDTLRVTIDGRRTEVQVKDERDLLVEEFGLGEEAVAGGEVRAPMPGLVLDLLVEVGDEVAVDEGLLVLEAMKMENELKAPSGGVVQAIHAASGDAVDKDALLIEIEAA, from the coding sequence ATGGACGCTTCGGACGGTCAGGTCTACCGCGCGCTCGTCGACGATCGGGCGTTCGATATTGCGATTCAGGACGACCAACTCGTCGTGGACGGCGAGGCGAAAGACTACACCTTCGAAGTGCTGCGGGAGGGCTACGTGTCGATGATTGTGGACGGCGCGAGCGTGCCCGTGTCGGTGGAGCCGACGGGGGAGGACACACTGCGCGTGACGATCGACGGGCGGCGCACGGAGGTCCAGGTGAAGGATGAACGCGACCTGCTCGTGGAAGAATTTGGGCTCGGGGAGGAGGCCGTGGCGGGGGGCGAGGTGCGGGCGCCCATGCCGGGCCTCGTGCTCGACCTGCTCGTGGAGGTGGGCGACGAGGTGGCGGTCGACGAGGGCCTTCTGGTGCTGGAGGCGATGAAGATGGAGAACGAACTGAAGGCCCCGTCCGGCGGCGTCGTGCAGGCCATCCACGCCGCGAGCGGCGACGCGGTGGACAAAGACGCGCTGCTAATTGAGATTGAGGCCGCGTGA
- a CDS encoding SDR family oxidoreductase has product MASSHSVLVTGATGFVGSVLTRQLVDAGTDVRIFRRDTSSLDLLGTYAERVDHAVGDLRRARSLYEAMRGVDRVYHVAAKVSFARGDRAAVRQVNADGTAHVVNAALEAGVDRLVHTSSIAALGRPPEPDGTIDETTEWQGLPHRSAYARSKRRAELEVHRGIAEGLDATLVNPSLVFGVGGPETNTRRIVDAVRSGWLLAVPPGGTNVVDVRDVAAGLRAAMQKGETGRCYFLGGENLSWRTLATTLAEAFAVAPPRYTIPPSILRVGGMLAEGVAALTRTQPILARTTARTAARTYRYDNSRARAELGCTFRPFAETVRRVAAVLSGDAPMP; this is encoded by the coding sequence ATGGCTTCTTCCCATTCTGTTCTCGTCACCGGCGCCACCGGCTTCGTCGGCTCCGTCCTCACCCGCCAGCTCGTCGACGCCGGGACCGACGTGCGCATCTTCCGGCGCGACACCTCGTCCCTCGACCTCTTGGGCACGTACGCCGAGCGGGTCGACCACGCGGTGGGCGACCTCCGGCGGGCCCGAAGCCTGTACGAAGCGATGCGGGGGGTCGACCGGGTCTACCACGTGGCGGCCAAGGTGAGTTTTGCGCGGGGCGACCGGGCGGCCGTCCGGCAGGTCAACGCGGACGGCACGGCCCACGTCGTCAACGCCGCCCTGGAGGCCGGGGTCGACCGGCTCGTGCACACCTCCAGCATCGCGGCCCTGGGCCGCCCGCCGGAGCCGGACGGGACGATTGACGAGACGACCGAGTGGCAGGGCCTGCCCCACCGCTCCGCCTACGCCCGGTCCAAGCGCCGGGCCGAGTTGGAGGTGCACCGCGGCATCGCCGAAGGGCTCGACGCGACCCTCGTAAACCCTTCGCTCGTCTTCGGGGTGGGCGGGCCCGAGACCAACACGCGCCGCATTGTCGACGCGGTGCGCAGCGGCTGGCTGCTCGCCGTGCCGCCGGGCGGGACCAACGTGGTGGACGTGCGTGACGTGGCGGCGGGCCTGCGGGCGGCGATGCAGAAGGGCGAGACGGGCCGTTGCTACTTCCTAGGGGGAGAGAACCTGTCGTGGAGGACGCTCGCCACGACGCTTGCAGAAGCATTTGCGGTGGCGCCGCCGCGCTATACAATTCCGCCGTCGATTCTACGAGTCGGGGGCATGCTGGCCGAGGGCGTCGCCGCCCTCACCCGCACGCAGCCGATCCTTGCACGCACCACGGCCCGAACCGCCGCCCGCACCTACCGCTACGACAACAGCCGTGCCCGCGCCGAGCTTGGGTGCACGTTTCGGCCCTTTGCGGAGACGGTCCGACGCGTCGCTGCCGTGCTGTCCGGGGACGCCCCGATGCCGTAG
- a CDS encoding DUF4864 domain-containing protein — MTTAADSLPEPSPDLSPMQVIRLQVEALGSNDTPYEDAGIEAAFNFASPANKRATGPLRRFRRLFETPAYGPMVDHENATYSAPQVEGTVARLGVILTTAQGDRVGYLFRLSKQDGGAHTDCWMTDAVQRVPVDQVDTQEI; from the coding sequence ATGACCACCGCTGCCGATTCTCTCCCCGAGCCGTCTCCCGACCTGTCCCCGATGCAGGTGATTCGCCTGCAGGTGGAGGCGCTCGGCAGCAACGACACGCCGTACGAGGATGCGGGCATCGAGGCGGCCTTCAACTTTGCCTCCCCCGCCAACAAACGCGCCACCGGCCCGCTCCGTCGATTTCGACGGCTGTTCGAGACCCCCGCCTACGGGCCCATGGTCGACCACGAGAACGCGACCTACAGCGCACCCCAGGTCGAGGGAACCGTGGCCCGCCTGGGGGTGATCCTCACCACCGCGCAGGGCGACCGCGTGGGGTACCTGTTCCGCCTTTCGAAGCAGGACGGCGGGGCGCACACGGACTGCTGGATGACCGACGCCGTTCAGCGTGTGCCGGTCGATCAGGTCGACACCCAGGAAATCTGA
- a CDS encoding class I SAM-dependent methyltransferase translates to MPDAVLTDEERAQQDDRPDRAFYREPRLVQHVDEQFRERLTDLYRRQLGVGDEVLDLMSSWVSHLPDELELGRVAGHGMNEEELAANERLTESFVQDLNETPDLPLETGAFDAALCAVSVQYLRHPEQVFAEVARVLRPGGLFVVSFSNRMFAQKAIRAWRTASRPGRLQLVRQYFEAVEAFRGPTTISENPFVPPTRRFLGGAPDPFYAAHARTQE, encoded by the coding sequence ATGCCTGATGCTGTGCTTACCGATGAGGAGCGCGCCCAACAAGACGATCGCCCCGACCGGGCGTTTTACCGGGAGCCGCGCCTCGTGCAGCACGTCGATGAGCAGTTTCGGGAGCGCCTGACCGACCTCTACCGTCGGCAGCTCGGGGTGGGCGATGAGGTCCTCGACCTGATGAGCAGCTGGGTGTCCCACCTGCCCGACGAGCTGGAGCTGGGGCGCGTGGCGGGGCACGGCATGAACGAGGAGGAGCTGGCGGCCAACGAGCGACTGACCGAATCCTTCGTGCAGGACCTGAACGAGACGCCGGACCTTCCGCTGGAAACAGGGGCCTTCGACGCGGCCCTCTGTGCGGTATCGGTACAGTACCTGCGGCACCCCGAGCAGGTCTTCGCCGAAGTGGCCCGCGTCCTGCGGCCGGGCGGACTTTTCGTCGTGAGCTTCTCGAACCGAATGTTCGCGCAGAAGGCCATCCGCGCCTGGCGGACGGCCTCCAGGCCCGGACGCCTGCAACTCGTGAGGCAGTATTTTGAGGCCGTCGAGGCCTTTCGGGGCCCCACGACGATCAGCGAGAATCCCTTCGTGCCGCCCACGCGCCGGTTCCTGGGAGGGGCCCCGGACCCCTTTTACGCCGCTCACGCCCGCACACAGGAATGA
- a CDS encoding methyl-accepting chemotaxis protein, producing the protein MQLSKITRRAAVALTILLLALGAGLYVNARSAEALKSSYEQQYDFQNLGQQVANASDYLTRQARLFAVTGDPKHLDKYWTEVQETQRRKTAVNKLELKGASDEALQFLKEAKKKSNALVKTEMQAMRLVLEANGVPESEMPSAVAEADLNEADQALAAEEKRDKAQQLMFGEEYAAAKEAIMRPTQQFRRTIEEQAAQKVGSNRSWSATVRWAMVGIFILLAAGIAAILYVLRSRVTSPLRSLARQLTHSEEENVTVSVEGAREITAVAEAFNQQQRQIAEAMEALEDEKASVERRVEEAVRESEQQKERLQESVDTMLEAIGRFADGDLTVRLPTGRDGAIGRLFEGFNEAVAGLRSIVERVREAAGSTASATEQISASSEQMAASAEEQSAQAEEVAAAVEQLNETIGENARSVQQVADAAGDGSQQAQEGQEVVAEATGKMEEIAEEVQGTAETIERLQASSEEISQVVDTIDDIAGQTNLLALNAAIEAARAGGTSGGENTGQGFGVVAEEVRQLAEETDQATTEIAEIIGEVQAEIQEAVVAARQSSANAEEGIELSREASAVLDEIVGSISRVEQMTDEIAAASEQQSTTSEEIARSVESISTAAQESAAGVTQVSDTAGRLERLSTELEETVRQFRIEAGAGPSPSAGQPSPSGQSPSAGQSPEEVPQGYSGDGHPSEEATL; encoded by the coding sequence ATGCAGCTTTCCAAGATCACCCGCCGGGCCGCAGTTGCCCTCACGATACTCCTGCTCGCTCTCGGCGCGGGACTGTACGTCAACGCCCGCTCCGCCGAGGCCCTCAAGTCGTCGTACGAACAACAATACGACTTTCAGAATCTTGGCCAGCAGGTCGCGAATGCTTCCGACTACCTGACCCGTCAGGCCCGCTTGTTTGCGGTGACCGGCGACCCGAAGCATCTCGATAAGTACTGGACGGAGGTCCAAGAGACCCAGCGCCGCAAGACAGCCGTCAACAAGCTGGAGTTGAAGGGAGCGTCGGACGAGGCGCTTCAGTTTCTAAAAGAGGCAAAGAAAAAATCCAATGCGCTCGTGAAAACCGAGATGCAGGCGATGCGCCTCGTCCTAGAGGCCAACGGCGTGCCGGAATCGGAGATGCCCAGTGCGGTCGCGGAGGCCGACCTGAATGAGGCCGACCAGGCCCTTGCCGCCGAGGAGAAGCGCGACAAGGCCCAACAGCTGATGTTTGGGGAGGAGTACGCGGCGGCAAAAGAGGCAATCATGAGGCCGACGCAGCAGTTTCGACGAACCATTGAGGAGCAGGCCGCGCAGAAGGTCGGGTCGAACCGAAGCTGGTCGGCAACCGTCCGGTGGGCCATGGTCGGCATCTTCATCCTCCTGGCGGCGGGGATCGCGGCGATCCTCTACGTCCTGCGCAGCCGGGTCACCAGCCCGCTCCGGTCCCTCGCCCGCCAGCTGACCCACAGCGAAGAGGAGAACGTGACCGTCTCGGTCGAGGGGGCCCGTGAGATTACCGCGGTCGCTGAGGCGTTTAACCAGCAGCAGCGCCAGATTGCCGAGGCCATGGAGGCGCTCGAAGACGAGAAGGCCTCCGTCGAGCGCCGCGTGGAGGAGGCCGTCCGGGAGTCCGAACAGCAGAAGGAGCGCCTGCAGGAGAGCGTCGACACGATGCTGGAGGCGATCGGCCGCTTTGCCGACGGGGACCTGACGGTTCGCCTCCCGACCGGCCGGGACGGGGCGATCGGGCGCCTCTTTGAGGGCTTCAACGAGGCGGTCGCCGGCCTTCGCTCCATCGTCGAGCGGGTCCGGGAGGCGGCCGGCTCGACCGCCTCGGCGACCGAGCAGATCAGTGCCTCCTCCGAGCAGATGGCCGCCAGCGCCGAGGAGCAGTCCGCCCAGGCCGAGGAGGTGGCCGCCGCCGTCGAGCAGCTGAACGAGACGATCGGCGAAAACGCCCGCAGCGTCCAGCAGGTCGCCGACGCCGCCGGCGACGGCAGCCAGCAGGCCCAGGAGGGCCAGGAGGTCGTCGCCGAGGCGACCGGCAAGATGGAGGAGATCGCCGAGGAGGTCCAGGGCACCGCCGAGACCATCGAGCGCCTCCAGGCCTCCAGCGAGGAGATCAGCCAGGTCGTCGACACGATCGACGACATCGCCGGCCAGACCAACCTCTTGGCCTTAAATGCCGCGATCGAGGCCGCCCGGGCCGGGGGCACGTCCGGGGGCGAGAACACCGGCCAGGGCTTCGGGGTCGTGGCCGAGGAGGTGCGCCAGCTGGCGGAGGAGACCGACCAGGCCACCACCGAGATTGCCGAGATCATCGGCGAGGTCCAGGCCGAGATCCAGGAGGCGGTGGTGGCGGCCCGCCAGAGCAGCGCCAACGCGGAGGAGGGGATCGAGCTCTCCCGGGAGGCCAGCGCTGTTTTAGACGAGATTGTCGGCTCGATCAGCCGGGTCGAGCAGATGACCGACGAGATTGCGGCGGCCTCCGAGCAGCAGTCCACCACCAGCGAGGAGATCGCTCGGTCGGTCGAGTCGATCTCGACGGCGGCCCAGGAGTCGGCCGCAGGGGTCACCCAGGTGTCCGACACCGCCGGCCGGCTGGAGCGGCTCAGTACCGAGCTGGAAGAGACGGTTCGGCAGTTCCGGATCGAGGCGGGGGCAGGCCCATCGCCTTCAGCAGGCCAGCCCTCCCCGTCAGGCCAGTCGCCCTCCGCCGGCCAGTCGCCGGAGGAGGTGCCGCAGGGGTACAGCGGGGACGGGCATCCGTCGGAGGAGGCGACGCTGTAG
- a CDS encoding PAS domain S-box protein: MPCRTHSPLICSHGRMSHARDPASFTHRFSPVPWRASPNSFRPTGLSSLQSLTVVSSDGGVRETTTEGPFPESTLPSAGQFAASFRKRIRQVMGTDGSSVRQRVQALLQAGVDRFGVEVGFLAQIDLAESTHRTVAAVGAHPKLQRGAEADLPDTYCRELITQSEALSIENAEEQGWTTDPAYQTYDLSCYLGTKIIVEGRVYGTVCFGSREPRSAPLGPGDEAALELLAQSIGRVLEQDQREQKTDAIRGKYELLLEAAPEPVILADIDTGRLIEVNQKAAEFIGAGEEKIAGRHQTDLHPDGEAGRYRRLFQACCRPGAAETVRRFEDGSSIYVQTDDGENVPVEISAATVEVGGRQIAVGIFRDITEQEKRRRTIESSLRAIEEAADGIAVLEDGRYVYVDETHADMYGFENAEVLLGASWRRLYADDEVARLEEEVFPTLEEEGHWQGEVTGSRPDGTTFPAALSLTVVSEGRLVCTVRDMTDRRQKERALRHRSSAMEAASDGIAILGEAGTYRYVNRAHASIYGYDAPEALVGRSWTACYEEAEQQRLEAEAIAALEETGEWRGEAQGVRKDGSSFPQELTLTVLEDGSIVCVVRDITARKEDERELRSTKQYYEQILEKAVKDLAVFKPDGRYEFVNKQSIADPELREWIIGHTNLEYCRKRDVDPELGRRRDRAIRTAAEEQRTTQFEERMETSDGVRHFLRTHKPITDVEGEVTHVAAFGIDITERKKREQALHERQDKIEALYRATRRVLTAEGPDAVSDRIHELLGSIFDYPLRNTGFVDGSTIHPARTTIAGPSVPAPEPQPKSGDSLSARALQTGDTVIIEDVGELDNDIEYGRLRSAAAVPIGARGVVVVGKTEGGGFDPFNLRLLEILSSYAALVLGRLDREGALREAKEEAETARAEAEAASRAKSAMLANMSHEIRTPLTSIIGFADAIAEETQDAEGAALRFANLIGKSGRRLLNTLDGVLNLSKLEAGQMQLESTAVDVATQAETIAEELRPKAEGKGLRLRVDAREPPVWAEADEGGVQIVLQNLVSNAIKYTDAGEVRIRVAREGEAAVLDVEDTGIGMDPGVVETLFDPFRQESEGLAREYEGTGLGLTVTKKAVDQMGGSIDVDTEKGAGSHFTVRFPGPT, encoded by the coding sequence ATGCCCTGTAGGACACACTCTCCGCTTATCTGCTCACACGGGCGCATGAGTCACGCACGGGACCCCGCCTCCTTCACACACCGGTTCTCACCTGTGCCCTGGAGGGCGTCCCCGAATTCTTTCCGGCCCACGGGCTTGTCCTCGCTTCAGTCGCTGACTGTGGTCTCATCGGACGGAGGCGTGAGAGAGACAACCACCGAGGGCCCTTTTCCGGAGAGCACCCTCCCGTCTGCCGGTCAATTCGCCGCCTCGTTTCGAAAGCGGATCCGTCAAGTGATGGGCACCGACGGCTCGTCGGTCAGGCAACGGGTTCAGGCTCTCCTGCAGGCGGGGGTCGACCGGTTTGGGGTCGAGGTCGGCTTTCTAGCCCAAATTGACCTGGCGGAGTCGACCCACCGGACCGTCGCGGCGGTTGGGGCACACCCGAAGCTCCAGAGGGGCGCAGAGGCGGACCTGCCGGACACCTACTGCCGAGAGTTGATCACCCAAAGCGAGGCCCTCTCGATCGAGAATGCAGAGGAGCAGGGCTGGACGACGGACCCGGCCTACCAAACGTACGACCTGTCCTGCTACCTCGGCACCAAAATCATCGTCGAGGGCCGGGTCTACGGCACGGTTTGTTTTGGGAGCCGGGAGCCGCGTTCTGCGCCGTTGGGCCCAGGCGACGAGGCCGCCCTGGAGCTGCTTGCCCAGTCGATCGGGCGCGTGTTGGAGCAGGACCAGCGGGAGCAGAAGACCGACGCGATCCGGGGCAAATACGAGCTGCTCTTGGAGGCGGCACCCGAACCGGTCATTCTGGCCGACATCGACACGGGCCGTCTCATCGAAGTGAACCAGAAGGCCGCCGAGTTCATCGGGGCCGGCGAGGAGAAAATCGCCGGACGGCACCAGACGGACCTGCATCCCGACGGGGAAGCCGGTCGGTACCGGCGTCTGTTTCAGGCGTGCTGCCGGCCGGGCGCGGCGGAGACCGTCCGGCGTTTCGAGGACGGCTCTTCCATCTACGTCCAGACCGACGATGGTGAAAACGTGCCGGTCGAGATCAGCGCGGCAACCGTGGAGGTCGGGGGGCGGCAGATCGCAGTGGGCATCTTCCGGGACATCACCGAGCAGGAGAAACGCCGACGCACAATCGAGTCGTCGCTGCGAGCGATCGAGGAGGCCGCCGACGGCATTGCGGTGCTGGAGGACGGCCGGTACGTCTACGTCGACGAGACCCACGCGGACATGTACGGGTTCGAAAACGCGGAGGTGCTGCTCGGGGCCTCCTGGCGACGGCTCTACGCCGACGACGAGGTGGCCCGCCTCGAAGAAGAGGTCTTCCCCACCCTCGAGGAGGAGGGCCACTGGCAGGGGGAGGTCACCGGCAGCCGCCCCGACGGGACGACCTTCCCCGCGGCCCTCTCCCTCACGGTTGTGAGCGAGGGCCGGCTCGTGTGCACGGTTCGGGACATGACCGACCGCCGCCAGAAGGAGCGGGCCCTCCGGCATCGGTCCAGTGCCATGGAGGCCGCGAGCGATGGAATTGCGATTCTCGGCGAGGCGGGCACCTACCGGTACGTCAACCGGGCCCACGCGAGCATCTACGGATACGACGCGCCGGAGGCGCTCGTGGGGCGGTCCTGGACGGCCTGCTACGAGGAGGCGGAGCAGCAGCGCCTGGAAGCGGAGGCAATAGCGGCCCTGGAGGAGACCGGAGAGTGGCGGGGAGAGGCCCAAGGGGTGCGGAAAGACGGGTCGTCGTTTCCGCAGGAACTGACCCTGACGGTCCTCGAAGACGGGAGCATCGTCTGCGTCGTCCGCGACATCACCGCACGCAAAGAAGACGAGCGGGAGCTGCGGAGCACAAAGCAATACTACGAGCAGATCCTGGAGAAGGCCGTAAAGGACCTCGCGGTGTTCAAGCCCGATGGCCGGTACGAATTTGTCAACAAGCAGAGCATCGCGGACCCGGAGCTGAGAGAGTGGATCATCGGCCATACGAACCTGGAGTACTGCCGGAAACGAGACGTGGACCCGGAGCTTGGGCGCCGCCGAGATCGGGCGATCCGGACGGCCGCCGAGGAGCAGCGAACCACCCAGTTCGAGGAGCGGATGGAGACCTCGGATGGGGTTCGGCACTTCCTACGGACGCACAAGCCCATCACCGACGTTGAGGGGGAGGTGACCCATGTCGCGGCCTTCGGAATCGACATCACCGAGCGCAAGAAGCGGGAGCAGGCCCTCCACGAACGACAGGACAAGATCGAGGCCTTGTACAGGGCCACGCGCCGGGTGCTCACGGCCGAAGGCCCCGACGCGGTCTCAGATCGCATCCACGAGCTTCTCGGGAGCATCTTCGACTACCCGCTCCGCAACACGGGGTTCGTGGACGGCAGCACCATCCATCCGGCGCGGACGACGATCGCAGGCCCTTCCGTCCCCGCCCCCGAGCCACAACCGAAAAGCGGGGACAGCCTTTCGGCACGCGCCCTCCAGACCGGGGACACGGTCATCATCGAAGACGTAGGCGAGCTCGACAACGACATCGAGTACGGGAGGCTGCGCTCCGCGGCGGCCGTGCCGATCGGGGCCCGTGGCGTCGTGGTCGTCGGCAAGACGGAGGGCGGCGGCTTCGATCCCTTCAACCTTCGCCTGCTGGAGATTTTGAGCAGCTACGCGGCCCTCGTTCTGGGCCGCCTGGACCGGGAGGGCGCCCTCCGCGAGGCCAAAGAGGAGGCCGAGACGGCCCGGGCGGAGGCGGAGGCCGCCAGCCGGGCCAAGTCCGCCATGCTCGCAAACATGAGCCACGAGATCCGCACGCCCCTGACGTCGATTATCGGCTTCGCCGACGCCATCGCGGAGGAGACGCAGGACGCGGAGGGGGCCGCTCTTCGTTTCGCGAACCTCATCGGAAAGAGCGGCCGCCGGCTTTTGAACACGCTCGACGGGGTTCTCAACCTGTCCAAGCTGGAGGCGGGGCAGATGCAGCTGGAGAGCACGGCGGTGGACGTTGCCACGCAGGCGGAAACCATTGCCGAGGAGCTTCGGCCGAAAGCCGAAGGCAAGGGACTGCGCCTGCGGGTGGATGCCAGAGAGCCCCCCGTGTGGGCCGAGGCGGATGAGGGGGGCGTGCAGATCGTACTGCAAAATCTCGTCTCCAATGCAATCAAGTACACCGATGCCGGGGAGGTACGGATTCGGGTCGCCCGCGAGGGGGAGGCCGCCGTCCTCGACGTCGAAGACACCGGCATCGGCATGGATCCAGGAGTGGTCGAGACCCTCTTCGATCCGTTTCGTCAGGAGTCGGAGGGGCTGGCGCGGGAGTACGAGGGCACCGGGCTCGGCCTAACCGTCACCAAGAAGGCCGTCGACCAGATGGGTGGATCCATCGACGTGGACACCGAGAAGGGCGCGGGAAGCCACTTCACCGTGCGGTTCCCCGGGCCGACGTAA